One genomic window of Polyangium aurulentum includes the following:
- a CDS encoding tetratricopeptide repeat protein: MVLTKAGLSRLLAEVLPHEGDVDAFAVASFGNAARRVARATDRAGKIALVVELAEPKTLLDKLSAAHPAAVARNEHLLAEDKRVAGAPIPEPGPTLGRDAELGKIGEAIHRDGPAVLLVGPAGIGKTTLALAALHAPASTQRFGGRRFHARLDTSRKLSAAVVEIARAMGLVPEAPLRPRILEALKRAPALLVLDDLDVVWQADPSNTADLITELAAIEGVAILATAREEIGRSAKLRTINVGPLGDAVARNAFCAIAGESRRNDASLGFLLAELSGVPLAINLLAHATGDGPLDGAVRNWNKKQNELLMRPDGPERPSAVEIAVEVIQTSPRLTDESKSLLSLLTLLPNGLLAEDLATILPGSGANAAATLKTLGLALEAGTRLRLRRAVRESVSTQASHGEVLRAEQFFGSLALSNGPKIGWPDSEAAAERLADDSDNIEAMILRGFDGPNRIASVDAAVALATFLGTSGHATPRVIERARDIARETGDKLGEADCTQALGDIALARGETDEARARYLDALPLFHQARAALSEANCLMRLGDIAADRAELDEARHRYADAVPLFRQVGDKLGEATSLRNLGDIAVTREDNDEARARYREAIPLFDEIGDKGAAALCQKGLGDIAFNMSEYDEARAIYEEIGPVLQELDDRLGIAQCMQNLGDIAFSRAEHGVAEKHYQKALPLLRELGEKHAEASCLQSLGDVALACAEPEDAQAYYLAALPLLREVGEKMGEANCIQSLGDIALTQFEHDQARSHYEEALGLFTALKDDYSIGWTHYRLAQVAADPDIFRNHIFASRDAWTNIGRQDLINDIANEFPGIF; encoded by the coding sequence ATGGTCCTCACCAAGGCCGGTCTGAGCCGGCTGCTCGCGGAAGTCCTGCCCCACGAAGGCGATGTCGACGCGTTCGCCGTAGCGAGCTTCGGCAACGCTGCCCGACGCGTCGCGCGCGCAACAGACCGCGCCGGCAAGATCGCGCTCGTCGTGGAGCTCGCCGAACCGAAGACGCTGCTCGACAAACTGAGCGCGGCACACCCGGCCGCCGTCGCGCGCAACGAGCACCTCCTCGCCGAGGACAAACGCGTCGCCGGTGCCCCCATTCCCGAACCCGGCCCCACCCTCGGCCGCGACGCCGAGCTCGGCAAGATCGGCGAAGCCATCCACCGTGACGGACCCGCTGTCCTGCTCGTCGGTCCCGCGGGCATCGGCAAGACCACCCTCGCCCTCGCCGCCCTGCACGCCCCGGCCTCCACGCAGCGCTTCGGCGGACGCCGCTTCCACGCGCGCCTCGACACCTCGCGCAAGCTCTCCGCCGCAGTCGTCGAGATCGCCCGCGCCATGGGCCTCGTCCCCGAAGCCCCGCTGCGCCCGCGCATCCTCGAAGCCTTGAAGCGCGCACCCGCGCTGCTCGTCCTCGACGACCTCGACGTCGTCTGGCAGGCCGACCCGAGCAACACCGCCGACCTCATCACCGAGCTCGCTGCGATCGAGGGCGTCGCCATCCTCGCGACCGCGCGCGAGGAGATCGGTCGCTCCGCCAAGCTGCGCACCATCAACGTCGGCCCGCTCGGCGACGCCGTCGCGCGCAACGCCTTCTGCGCCATCGCCGGCGAGTCACGCCGCAACGACGCGAGCCTCGGCTTCCTCCTCGCCGAGCTGTCCGGCGTGCCCCTGGCGATCAACCTGCTCGCGCACGCGACCGGCGACGGCCCGCTCGACGGCGCCGTCCGCAACTGGAACAAGAAGCAGAACGAATTGCTCATGCGCCCCGACGGCCCCGAGCGCCCGAGCGCCGTGGAGATCGCCGTCGAGGTCATCCAGACGAGCCCGCGCCTCACCGACGAGAGCAAGAGCCTCCTGTCCTTGCTCACGCTCCTGCCGAACGGCCTGCTCGCCGAGGACCTCGCCACCATCCTCCCCGGCTCCGGCGCCAACGCCGCCGCCACGTTGAAGACGCTCGGCCTCGCGCTCGAAGCCGGCACGCGTCTGCGACTGCGACGCGCCGTGCGCGAGAGCGTCTCCACGCAAGCCTCCCACGGAGAGGTGCTACGCGCCGAGCAGTTCTTCGGCTCCCTCGCTCTGTCGAACGGCCCGAAGATCGGCTGGCCCGACAGCGAGGCCGCGGCCGAGCGACTCGCCGACGACAGCGACAACATCGAGGCGATGATCCTGCGCGGCTTCGACGGCCCGAACCGCATCGCGTCGGTCGACGCCGCCGTCGCCCTCGCGACGTTCCTCGGCACCTCGGGCCACGCCACGCCGCGCGTCATCGAGCGCGCGCGCGACATCGCCCGCGAGACCGGCGACAAACTCGGCGAGGCCGACTGCACGCAAGCCCTGGGCGACATCGCCCTCGCCCGCGGCGAGACCGACGAAGCCCGCGCCCGCTACCTCGACGCGCTTCCGTTGTTCCACCAGGCGCGCGCCGCGCTCAGCGAGGCCAACTGCCTGATGCGCCTCGGCGACATCGCCGCCGACCGCGCCGAGCTCGACGAGGCGCGCCACCGCTACGCCGACGCCGTGCCCCTCTTCCGCCAGGTGGGCGACAAACTCGGCGAGGCCACGAGCCTGCGCAACCTCGGCGACATCGCCGTCACGCGCGAGGACAACGACGAAGCCCGCGCGCGCTACCGCGAAGCCATCCCGCTCTTCGACGAGATCGGCGACAAGGGCGCCGCCGCCCTCTGCCAGAAGGGCCTCGGCGACATCGCCTTCAACATGTCCGAGTACGACGAGGCGCGCGCCATCTACGAGGAGATCGGCCCGGTCCTCCAGGAGCTCGACGACCGCCTCGGCATCGCGCAGTGCATGCAGAACCTCGGCGACATCGCCTTCTCCCGCGCGGAGCACGGCGTCGCCGAGAAGCACTACCAAAAAGCGCTGCCCCTGCTGCGCGAGCTCGGCGAAAAACACGCCGAGGCCTCCTGCCTGCAAAGCCTCGGCGACGTGGCCCTCGCCTGCGCCGAGCCCGAGGACGCGCAGGCCTACTACCTCGCCGCGCTCCCGCTCCTGCGCGAGGTCGGCGAGAAGATGGGCGAGGCGAACTGCATCCAGAGCCTCGGCGACATCGCCCTGACCCAATTCGAGCACGACCAGGCCCGCTCCCACTACGAAGAGGCCCTCGGCCTCTTCACGGCCCTCAAAGACGATTACTCGATCGGCTGGACCCACTACCGCCTGGCCCAGGTCGCCGCCGACCCCGACATCTTCCGCAACCACATCTTTGCCTCGCGCGATGCCTGGACCAACATCGGCCGCCAGGACCTCATCAACGACATCGCCAACGAGTTCCCTGGAATCTTCTAG
- a CDS encoding enoyl-CoA hydratase/isomerase family protein — translation MADNELVAVERTGAVAVVTIQRPDKLNALNAEVVAGLARAFRELASSSDPEPVRAAILTGAGKAFVAGADIAQMAQMTPVEAKRFADAGHALCHLIESSSFPVIAAVNGYALGGGCELALSCDFIYAADVAKFGQPEVNLGILPGFGGTQRLMRRVGAARARELIFTGDMVSAEQALAMGLANAVFPAAELLAKARETATKIASKGPLAVAASKRVMLHGETLDLPTACELEAQTFAALFGSEDQRGGMTAFLGKTKATFQGR, via the coding sequence ATGGCTGACAACGAGCTCGTTGCCGTCGAACGGACCGGGGCGGTCGCTGTAGTTACCATCCAGCGGCCCGACAAGCTAAACGCACTCAACGCCGAGGTTGTGGCCGGGCTTGCACGGGCGTTCCGTGAGCTCGCCTCCTCGAGCGATCCGGAGCCGGTACGCGCAGCGATCTTGACGGGCGCTGGCAAAGCGTTCGTGGCGGGCGCCGACATCGCGCAGATGGCGCAGATGACGCCGGTCGAGGCGAAGCGCTTCGCCGATGCGGGGCATGCGCTCTGTCATCTGATCGAGTCGAGCTCGTTCCCGGTGATCGCCGCGGTGAACGGCTACGCGCTCGGCGGCGGGTGCGAGCTGGCGCTGTCGTGCGACTTCATCTACGCGGCCGACGTGGCGAAGTTCGGGCAGCCGGAGGTGAACCTCGGGATCCTGCCGGGGTTCGGCGGGACGCAACGGCTGATGCGGCGTGTGGGCGCGGCGCGCGCGCGCGAGCTGATCTTCACGGGCGACATGGTGAGCGCGGAGCAGGCGCTCGCGATGGGCCTCGCGAACGCGGTTTTCCCGGCGGCGGAGCTGCTCGCGAAGGCGCGGGAGACGGCGACGAAGATCGCGTCGAAGGGTCCGCTCGCGGTCGCGGCGAGCAAGCGCGTGATGCTGCACGGCGAGACGCTCGATCTGCCGACGGCGTGCGAGCTGGAAGCGCAGACGTTCGCGGCGCTGTTCGGATCCGAGGATCAGCGAGGCGGGATGACGGCGTTCCTGGGGAAGACGAAGGCGACGTTCCAGGGACGATGA
- a CDS encoding 3-hydroxyacyl-CoA dehydrogenase family protein produces the protein MSASSVKRIGVVGAGQMGRGIAQVAAAAGIEVVLCDASQELADKGKAQIGAVLGKQVEKGKMPAEERQALLDRIQPAGAMSAFGSADLAVEAVTENVEIKLRLFKEADAALPPGAILASNTSSISITRLAAATSRPERVIGMHFMNPVPLMKLVEIVRGVQTSPATYESVRELAVRLGKTVITSEDRPGFLVNRILIPFLNEACFALQEGVGTPEDLDAGARLGLNHPMGPLELADLIGLDTVLAIAEVLHRDLGDDKYRPAAILRNLVAAGWLGKKTGRGFYVYDDKGQKTGRSLER, from the coding sequence ATGAGTGCATCCTCGGTGAAACGCATTGGTGTCGTCGGTGCCGGCCAGATGGGCCGGGGCATCGCCCAGGTCGCGGCAGCGGCGGGGATCGAGGTGGTCCTGTGTGACGCCTCCCAGGAGCTCGCCGACAAAGGCAAGGCGCAGATCGGCGCCGTCCTCGGCAAGCAGGTCGAGAAGGGCAAGATGCCGGCCGAGGAGCGTCAAGCGCTGCTCGACCGCATCCAGCCCGCCGGCGCGATGAGCGCCTTCGGCTCGGCCGACCTCGCGGTCGAGGCGGTCACGGAGAACGTGGAAATCAAGCTCCGTCTGTTCAAGGAAGCAGACGCGGCCCTTCCCCCCGGCGCGATCCTCGCCTCGAACACCTCTTCCATCTCGATCACGCGCCTCGCTGCGGCCACCTCGCGCCCCGAGCGCGTCATCGGCATGCACTTCATGAACCCCGTGCCGCTGATGAAGCTCGTCGAGATCGTTCGCGGCGTGCAGACCTCGCCCGCCACCTACGAGTCCGTGCGCGAGCTGGCGGTGCGTCTCGGCAAGACCGTGATCACCTCCGAGGATCGTCCCGGCTTCCTCGTGAACCGCATCCTGATCCCGTTCTTGAACGAGGCCTGCTTCGCGCTGCAGGAGGGCGTGGGCACGCCCGAGGATCTCGACGCCGGCGCGCGCCTCGGCCTGAACCACCCGATGGGCCCGCTCGAGCTCGCCGACCTCATCGGCCTCGACACGGTCCTCGCGATCGCCGAGGTGCTCCATCGCGACCTCGGCGACGACAAGTACCGCCCGGCCGCGATCCTGCGCAACCTCGTCGCGGCGGGCTGGCTCGGCAAGAAGACGGGCCGCGGCTTCTACGTGTACGACGACAAGGGCCAGAAGACCGGCCGCTCCCTCGAGCGCTGA